In Phaseolus vulgaris cultivar G19833 chromosome 3, P. vulgaris v2.0, whole genome shotgun sequence, the sequence GCCTCCTCTCGCTAGCGAGCAATGCTCTCACAATGCTTGACTCCCTGGCGGCTTCCGGGCAACTTTCCTCTTCCTCTACTCCAGCGTTGTTCTCAGGCTTCAACTCGACATCTCCCATGGTTACGTCGCCCTTGGTGGCTGCTTCCAATGTCACGTCCATACCCACGTCGCCTTCGGCGGTCCCCTCTGTCGCCGCATCCATGGCCCGTCGGCTTTCCTGCGCATTCTTCGCACCAAGAGGCGGTGTTGTGGTTACATGGCACACTGATTgcctgttcttgaggctgttttcgtaacatCTTTTTGCCTCCTCTTGGTCAGATCGGATGGTGACGATCACCCCTTCCATTGAAGGTaatttgaccttcatgtgcctcgtggaGGGTACAGCTCTtatcctattgagtgttggccttcccaataggatattatatgctgaaggggcgttcacaacaaggtatttgattttctctgtgcGCGAGGCGGTCCCATCTGTGAATGTTGTTCTTAACTCAATGTATCCCCTGACTTCGACTTTATCATCCGCAAAACCATATAAGCAGGCCCCATATGGCCTCAACTGGTCTGTGGATAGTTGTAGCCTTTCGaaggtcggccagaacatcacatctgccgagctcccttgatcgACCAAGACCCGTTGAACCGTTCTTCCTGCCGTGACGAGTGAGATCACAATGGGATCGTTCATGCGGCACAACATCCCTGAGGTCTTCCttagtgaacgtgatgtccacatcgggcGAATGgtcctcgaaaacttccactgACATTACGGACCTCGTATACCTCTTACGCTGTGACGCCGTACACCCGCCACCCGAGAacccaccagctatggtgtggatttcaCCGAGGACGGGCGCCTCGTGCTGCTGCCCCTCACTGCCGCCTGGTTGCGAGCCTGGTGGTCGTCCCGCCTGCTTCTCCatcaagtaatccttcaggaaaccatttttcacgagctcatccaactgatagccaaGCGCCAGACAGTTGTTGATATGGTGCCCGAatgcctcgtggaattcgcaccatgattccttgCGAGGCCCTGGCACCTTGTCAGCTTTAatcggtggcctcaacctgtcggcTATGCTGGGTACCGCAATCAGATCTTTGAGTTCCATCATGAAGTTGTGCCTTGGCGGCTTGCTTGCTTCTCTCCCTTCCTCTACTCGACTCTTAGGTTGAGTCCTTCGTGGCTCGTAAGCGCGTTTCCTGTCAAAGTGTTTCCTTTCTGTGACGGCTTGGTGAACCCGAACGGGTTGCGTGCGTacctgtgccccaaagcggCTTTTGTACTCCTTTAGGGTTTCACCTTGGAACTGCTTGACGTCGAAAAGATCGTACGAGACTGGGGCGGGAGTTCTGTTGGCTAGGTACTGTTCTCTAAATAGTTGTGAAAGTTGGGCGAAGGACGTGACgtggccctctgggaggctgatgaaccagtccatggccatccctgtcagggtgctcatgaaaagcttgcaTCTAACAGCGTCTGAACCACCTACCAGCAAAATCTGTGTATGGAACGCCGTGAGGTGTGCTTCGGGATCCTCCATTCCCGTGAAGGTCGCTTTGGGTCCTCTGAATGTATTGGGAATTGCCGTCTCCAAGATTGCCTGTGAAAATGGTGTTGTGAATTCCCTGGGTGGGGATGCAGCCTCCGGTTCGTCTCTGCCACGCCATCTATGgcgtaactcctcgttggtGCGGTGGAGTTCCTCGCTTCTTGCTTGAGAAGCTgtaaggtctgcctgcatgtgTTCCTGTTCCACTTTCGAGGCTACCACTGCGTCTTGCAGCCCGTGCACCATGCCCATGAGCTGTTGtagggtcatctcttcactcctagcatGTGCTGGTCGGGTGGTCATGGCTCTCTGGGGATCCTCTCGACTTATCTAAGTGTTGGAATCTGGAACTGAAAGCTTGTGTGGTGGAACCGatgtttatatcggccccacggtgggcgccagatgttccggccggttgacctgggtcgtctttatgcgtggcttgttctaacgagctagggtaccttcgttctgcctcgtctgtgtgtacctgaaaaagaagaacaaaggggcgccctcgcggccgtttgcactccgacgatcaagtcagctagcaagaaacaccaaagtaactagaaactgtataa encodes:
- the LOC137839269 gene encoding uncharacterized protein; amino-acid sequence: MTTRPAHARSEEMTLQQLMGMVHGLQDAVVASKVEQEHMQADLTASQARSEELHRTNEELRHRWRGRDEPEAASPPREFTTPFSQAILETAIPNTFRGPKATFTGMEDPEAHLTAFHTQILLVGGSDAVRCKLFMSTLTGMAMDWFISLPEGHVTSFAQLSQLFREQYLANRTPAPVSYDLFDVKQFQGETLKEYKSRFGAQVRTQPVRVHQAVTERKHFDRKRAYEPRRTQPKSRVEEGREASKPPRHNFMMELKDLIAVPSIADRLRPPIKADKVPGPRKESWCEFHEAFGHHINNCLALGYQLDELVKNGFLKDYLMEKQAGRPPGSQPGGSEGQQHEAPVLGEIHTIAGGFSGGGCTASQRKRYTRSVMSVEVFEDHSPDVDITFTKEDLRDVVPHERSHCDLTRHGRKNGSTGLGRSRELGRCDVLADLRKATTIHRPVEAIWGLLIWFCG